The Chiloscyllium plagiosum isolate BGI_BamShark_2017 chromosome 28, ASM401019v2, whole genome shotgun sequence genome includes a region encoding these proteins:
- the LOC122564079 gene encoding TATA box-binding protein-associated factor RNA polymerase I subunit D-like isoform X2 yields the protein MEGETNMTGSKDDSENSVLLFSDEDDGIEQLLQDISEKTMKIVAEQMDLPISINSSEGDYVPDTIQDESQQNVLNYQPEYTAPFTPPGDIERTVVELSERDSSDSESSLFITQRPVVPLRKARTWATGKCPTRSAIQDQTAENTDSSTDSDDIAYRPNYVTVGEGKRWRRRKKYKKKSVYQRTGHPVGRPRSSLTKAEKMRRLKERGLQFPFVQKEYGRKHLPFKMIFAYEQAALCGLFTYMKELKCQKHLVKSLEKINVDCPDRDRGPLRQCKYLDEKRPISPIQESSDETCIEDFNNENTFGVKVVESSAHPCELMSPQHPN from the exons ATGGAAGGTGAAACAAATATGACAGGCTCAAAGGATGACAGTGAAAATAGTGTTTTGCTATTTTCAGATGAAGATGATGGGATTGAGCAGTTGTTACAGGATATTAGCGAGAAGACAATGAAAATAGTTGCTGAGCAAATGGACTTGCCCATCTCTATAAATAGCTCAGAAGGAGATTATGTTCCGGATACAATTCAAGATGAATCTCAACAGAATGTGTTGAATTATCAACCTGAATACACTGCTCCATTTACTCCTCCTGGTGACATTGAAAGAACTGTGGTAGAGTTATCAGAGCG GGATAGCTCAGATTCAGAGAGCAGTTTATTTATAACACAGCGTCCCGTTGTACCACTAAGAAAGGCGAGAACATGGGCCACCGGAAAATGTCCAACCAGATCAGCCATCCAAGATCAAACTGCAGAAAATACCGACAGCTCAACTGACTCAGATGACATTGCATATCGTCCAAATTATGTGACGGTTGGTGAAGGAAAAAGATGGCGACGACGCAAGAAATACAAAAAGAAATCTGTTTATCAGAGGACTGGGCATCCTGTAGGAAGGCCTCGATCATCCTTAACCAAAGCTGAGAagatgaggaggttgaaggaACGAGGATTACAGTTTCCATTTGTGCAGAAGGAATATGGAAGAAAGCATTTACCATTTAAGATGATTTTTGCATATGAG CAAGCAGCTTTGTGTGGATTATTTACTTATATGAAGGAGTTAAAATGTCAAAAGCACCTCGTAAAGTCCTTAGAAAAAATAAACGTGGACTGTCCAGATAGAGACCGTGGCCCACTAAGGCAATGCAAGTACTTGGATGAGAAAAGACCAATTTCACCGATACAAGAAAGCAG TGATGAAACCTGCATTGAAGACTTCAATAACGAAAACACATTCGGTGTAAAAGTTGTG GAAAGTTCAGCCCATCCTTGTGAACTGATGTCTCCACAGCACCCCAACTAA